TGGTGGGCGGCATGTCGGTGGCGAGCGCCTCGATGTCCGCGTCGTTCGACCAGCAGATCGACAAGAACCTCGGCGCCGACTTCATCGTCCAGAACACCAACTTCGTCCCGTTCACCAAGGAGGTGCGGGACGCCGTGGCGGCGACGCACGGCGTGGGGCTCGTCGTACCGCAGCGGCTAACCCAGGTCGCCGTACGGCTGCCGGACGGCGACCGGGTTCAGACCGCCGCCGCCGCGTACGGCCCGCGGCTCGACGATGTCGTGCACATCAGTTACGCGCAGGGCGGTTCGGCGGCCGCGCTGGCGGACGGTCATCTGGCCATGGACGCCGACTTCGCCCGGAACCACGGCGTGCGCGTCGGCAGCGTCCTGCCGGTCGAGTTCCCGGGCGGGCGGCACACCGAGCTGACCGTCAAAGCGCTCACCGGCCAGGACACGGCGGACGGGTTCGGCGCCCAGGGCGGCCTCTACTTCGGCCTCGCGACCCTGGAGAAATACCTGCCGGACGCGCAGGACTCCGTCCTCTACGTCAACGCGGCCCGCGGCACCGCACCGAAGGACCTGCGCCCTCGCCTGGAACGGGCACTCAAGCCGTTCCCCCAGGTCCAGGTGCGCAACCAGACCGACTACAAGCAACTGGTCCACGACCAGATCGCCGTCCTGCTGTACCTGGTGTACGCGCTGCTCGGGCTGGCCATCGTCATCGCCGTGCTCGGCGTGGTCAACACCCTCGCGCTGTCGGTGGTGGAGCGGACCCGCGAGATCGGGCTGCTGCGCGCGATCGGGCTGGGGCGGCGGCAGTTGCGGCGGATGATCCGGCTGGAGTCGGTGGTGATCGCGGTGTTCGGCGCGGTCCTCGGGCTGGGGCTGGGGCTCGTCTGGGGCGTGTGCATGCAGCGAGTGCTGGCCCTGCGCGGGCTGACGGCGCTGGCGTTCCCCTGGACCACGATCGTCGCCGTCGTGCTCGGCTCGGCGGTGGTCGGCGTGGTGGCGGCTCTGCTGCCGGCGCTGCGGGCGTCCCGGATGAACGTGCTGGCGGCGATCGCCCACGAGTGACAGGCCCCGGAGCGGCTGCGCGAGGAGTCCGCATGGTGGAAACCCCCGCACGGAACACGCATCCGGTGATGCCATGATCACATGACTGACCTGTCTGTACGTCCGGCAGCGCACGACGACCTCGACCGCGTCCTCGCCTTCTGGAAGACGGCCGCCGAAGGCACCAGCATCAGCGACGACCGGACCGGGGTGGAGCGGCTGGTGCACCGCGATCCCGAGGCCCTGATCCTCGCCGAGCGGGAGGGTGAGCTGGTCGGCACGGTGATCGCCGGCTTCGACGGCTGGCGCTGCCATCTGTACCGGCTCGCGGTGCATCCGGAGCGGCGCCGGCAGGGGATCGGCTCGGCGCTGCTGGCGGCCGCCGAGGAGCGGTTCGTACGGCTCGGCGGGCGGCGTGCGGACGCGATGGTGCTGGTCCGCAACGAGCGGGCGCAGCACGCCTGGAGCGCGGCCGGATACGGCCCGGAGGAGCACTGGCGGCGCTGGGTGAAGCCGCTCACCGACTGAGACACCGAACCCTCTTTGCTGATCCTTTACTATTGAGGGAGCACTCGGTCCTCCATGAAAGGTTGTGAGCGTCCGCCCATGGGCGAGCCTCCCAGTCCGCGCCACCGCGCGTCCCGTCCGGCCCTGTCCGATCATGGGACGGGGGTGACGCGATGACCGAAGTGCTCCTCCTGCTGGTGGCGATCCTGCTGTCGCTGGCCTGCGGTGCCTTCGTGGCGGCGGAGTTCTCGCTGACCACGGTCGAGCGCGGCGAGCTGGAGCGTGCCGCCGAGCGCGGCGAGCGCGGCGCCGCGGGCGCCCTGAAGGCCGCACGGAACCTGACCTTCCAGCTCTCCGGCGCCCAGCTCGGCATCACGGTCACCAACCTGGTCGTCGGCATGCTCTCCGAGCCGTCCATCGCCAAGCTGCTCGCCGGGCCGTTCCGGGCGATGGGTCTGTCGGCCGACGCGGCGGGGTCCGTCGCCCTGGTGCTCGGTACGGCCCTGTCGACGGTGTTCCTGATGGTCGTCGGCGAGCTGGTGCCGAAGAACTGGGCGATCTCCTCGCCGCTGGCCGTGGCCAAGCGGGTGGGCAACCCGCAGCGCTGGTTCAGCGCGGCCTTCCGGCCCTTCATCACACACCTGAACAACACGGCCAACCATGTGGTGCGCCGGTTCGGCATCGAGCCCGCCGAGGAGCTGGCCTCCGCGCGCGGTCCGCAGGAGCTTGCGGCGCTCGCGCGGCACTCCGCCAAGGCGGGCGCGCTGGAGGCGGACACCGCCGAGCTGTTCGTACGGACGCTGAACCTGGCCGACCTGACCGCGGAGAACGTGATGACCCCGCGCGTCCAGGTCGTCGCCCTCGACACCCAGGCGAGCTGCGAGGACGTGGCGAACGCGACCCGGGCCACGGGTCTGTCCCGGTTCCCGGTCTACCGGGGCAGCCTGGACTCGGTCGTCGGCGTCGCCCACATCAAGGACGTGCTGGCGGTTCCGGCCGAGCAGCGCCGCCACCGCCGTGTCGCACAGGTGATGCGCGAGCCGCTGCTGGTCCCCGAGTCGCTGACCGTCGACCGGCTGCTGGACCGGCTCGGCGGCAGGCGCACCATGGCCGTCGTCATCGACGAGTACGGCGGCACGGCCGGCGTGGCGACCCTGGAGGACATCGTCGAGGAGGTCGTCGGCGAGGTGCGGGACGAGCACGACCCGCACGAGACGCCCGACCTCGCTCCCGCCGGCGCGGACCAGGACGGCCGGGCCCTGTACTCGGCAGACGGCGCTGCCCGCATCGACCAGCTCGCACGCGTGGGTCTGCGGGTGCCCGAGGGGCCGTACGAGACCCTGGCCGGTCTGGTCGCGACCCTGCTGGGCCGGATACCGCAGGCGGGTGACACGGTCGAGGTCGCCGGCTGGCGGCTGGATGTGGTGGATGCCGCGGGCCGCCGGGCGGCGCGGGTGCTGCTGCACGCGCCGCTGGACGACGAACGGGCCGACGAGACCGCGGAGGGGACGCGATGACCGCCGTACAGCTGCTGATCGGCCTGGCCACCCTGGTCGTCAACGCCTTCTTCGTCGGTGCCGAGTTCGCGCTGATCTCCGTGCGCCGCTCGCAGATCGAGCCGTTGGCCCAAGAGGGCGACCGGCGGGCCAAGGCCGTGCTGTGGGGCCTGGAACATGTCTCGGCGCTGCTGGCCGCCGCCCAGCTCGGCATCACGCTGTGCACACTGGTCCTGGGTGTGGTCGCCGAGCCGGCGATCGCGCATCTGCTGGAGCCCGTGTTCCACGCGATCGGCGTGCCCGAGAGCGCGGGGCACGTCGTGTCCTTCGTGATCGCGCTGACCCTCGCGACCTATCTGCACATGCTGCTCGGCGAGATGGTCCCGAAGAACATCGCGCTCGCGGAACCGGTGCGCAGCGCGCTGCTGCTCGGCCCGCCGCTGGTCGCGCTGTCCCGGGCGCTGCGTCCGGTGATCTTCACCATCAACGCCTTCGCGAACGGGCTGCTGAAGCTGCTCAGGGTGGAGGCGAAGGGCGAGGTCGCGGCGACGTTCACGGACGCCGAGCTGGCCGAGATCGTCCGGGACGCGGGCGAGGCGGGCCTGATCGACGACCGCGCGCGGGAGCGGCTGCACGACGCCCTGGAGCTGGGCAGCCGGCCGGTGCGCGACGTCGTGGTGCCGCTGGAGCGGGTGGTGTACGCGCATGTGGGCGTCACTCCGGAACAGGTGGAGGGGCTGTCGGCCGAGTCGGGCTTCTCGCGGTTCCCGGTGGTCGACGTGGGCCGTCGGATCGTGGGCTATCTGCACGTGAAGGACGCGCTGGACGCCTCGCCGCGGGACATGCCGTTCCGGCTGCGGGACATGCGGCCCATCGCGCGGGTACGGGAGCGGACCCCGCTGGACGACGTGCTGACCGCGATGCGAGGCAGCCGTACGCATCTCGCGGCGGTGCTCGGTGACGACGGCCGGCTGGCCGGCCTGGTGACCATGGAGGACGTGCTGCGGGAGCTGTTCGGACAGCCTGCACCAGGGTGACGCCGAGCGTTCACGGGGCGACCGACCGCCGGGTATGGAGCCGGGATACCATCGCTCACGCCATGCAGACGAATCCCACACCTCCCCCGTACAGCAGCCTGGTCGCGGTCGGCGACTCCTTCACCGAGGGCATGTCGGACCTGCTGCCCGACGGCTCCTACCGGGGCTGGGCCGACCTGCTCGCCGCGCGGATGGCTGCCCGCACGCCGGGGTTCCGGTACGCGAACCTGGCCGTGCGCGGGAAGCTGATCGGGCAGATCGTCGACGAGCAGGTGGATGTGGCGTCGGCCATGAACGCCGACGTGGTCACGCTGGTCGGCGGGCTCAACGACACCCTGCGGCCCAGCTGCGACATGGGCCGGGTGAAGGGCCTGCTGACCGAGGCCGTGGAGCGGCTGGCCCCGTCCTGCAAGCAGCTCGTGCTCATGCGCAGCCCCGGCCGCCAGGGCCCGGTGCTGGAGCGGTTCCGGCCGCGCATGGAGGAGCTGTTCGTCTGCATCGAGGAGCTGGCGGCGCAGCACGGTGCGGTCGTCGTCGACCTGTACGGGGCGCCCTCGCTCGGCGACCCGCGGCTGTGGGACGTGGACCGGCTGCATCTGACGGCGGAGGGGCACCGCCGGGTCGCCGAGGCGGTGTGGCAGACGCTCGGGTACGAGCCGGAGGACACCGAGTGGCGCATGCCGATGCCGGCCACGCCCCCGCCGGGCTGGATGACACGCCGGGCCGCGGACGCACGGTTCGCCCGGCAGCACCTGCTGCCCTGGATCGGGCGGCGCCTGACCGGCCGCTCCTCGGGGGACGGCCGGCCGGCGAAGCGCCCGGAGCTGCTGCCGTACGAGGGCCAGGCGTAGCGTCTTCTGCCATGACCACGCGGGTGATCAGCGTCCGGGGCCGGATCCACGAATTCGGCCCCCGGCTGGAGCACGCGCCCGACGACGTGGTCTACGTCGGCCGGCGGTGGACGATGGGCGGCTGGGATCTGCCCCGGCATCCGCTGTACAACCCGTTCGCCTACGACACCCCGAAGAAGAAGCGGGACGGCACCCGCGCGGAGGTCATGGCGATGCACCGGGCCCATCTGCTGGAGCGGCCGGAGCTGCTGGAACTGGTCGCGGAGCTGCGCGGGAAGACGCTGGCCTGCTGGTGCGCGCCACAGCTGTGCCACGCGGATGTGCTCGCGGAGCTGGCCGACAGCGACCAGTGACGCGGGTCTCGTAGCTTCCGCCGAGCGGGGGCGTGGGGCTGGCCTGCACAAAACGCCAGTAGAATCTGGACACGTGACTTCTGCGCCCGCCAAGCCCCGCATCCCGAACGTCCTCGCCGGACGCTACGCCTCCGCCGAGCTCGCCACGCTCTGGTCCCCCGAGCAGAAGGTGAAGCTGGAGCGTCAGCTCTGGCTCGCTGTGCTGCGCGCCCAGAAGGACCTCGGCATCGAGGTGCCGGACGCGGCGATCGCCGACTACGAGCGTGTCCTCGACACCGTCGACCTGGCCTCGATCGCCGAGCGCGAGAAGGTCACCCGGCACGATGTGAAGGCCCGGATCGAGGAGTTCAACGCCCTCGCCGGGCACGAGCACGTGCACAAGGGCATGACCTCCCGCGACCTCACGGAGAACGTCGAGCAGCTGCAGGTCCGGCTCTCGCTGGAGCTGATGCGTGACCGTACGGTCGCCGTGCTGGCGCGTCTCGGCAAGCTGGCGGGCGAGTACGCCGAGCTGGTCATGGCCGGCCGCTCGCACAACGTGGCCGCGCAGGCCACCACCCTGGGCAAGCGGTTCGCGACCGCCGCCGACGAGCTGCTCGTCGCCTACGGCCGCGTCGAGGAACTGCTCGGCCGCTACCCGCTGCGCGGCATCAAGGGCCCGGTCGGCACCGCGCAGGACATGCTGGACCTGCTCGGCGGTGACGCGGTCAAGCTCGCCGAGCTGGAGGACCGGATCGCCGGGCACCTGGGCTTCTCGCAGGCGTTCACCTCGGTCGGTCAGGTCTACCCGCGCTCGCTGGACTACGAGGTCGTGACCGCGCTGGTGCAGCTGGCGGCGGCGCCGTCCTCGCTGGCCAAGACGATCCGGCTGATGGCCGGGCACGAGCTGGTCACCGAGGGCTTCAAGCCGGGCCAGGTCGGCTCCTCGGCGATGCCGCACAAGATGAACACCCGCTCCTGCGAGCGCGTCAACGGTCTCATGGTCATCCTGCGCGGCTACGCCTCGATGACCGGCGAGCTGGCGGGCGACCAGTGGAACGAGGGTGACGTGTCCTGCTCGGTGGTGCGCCGGGTGGCCCTCCCCGACGCCTTCTTCGCCCTGGACGGTCTGCTGGAGACCTTCCTGACGGTCCTGGACGAGTTCGGCGCCTTCCCGGCGGTCATCGCCCGCGAGCTGGACCGCTACCTGCCGTTCCTGGCCACCACCAAGGTGCTCATGGGCGCGGTGCGGGCCGGGGTGGGGCGCGAGGTCGCGCACGAGGCGATCAAGGAGAACGCCGTCGCCACCGCGCTCGCGATGCGCGAGCAGGGCGCCGAGCGCAACGACCTGCTCGACAAGCTGGCCGACGACGAGCGCCTCCCGCTCGACCGGGAGCAGCTGGCGGCCCTGATGGCCGACAAGCTGTCCTTCACCGGCGCTGCGGCCGCCCAGGTCGGCGTGGTCGTCGGCCGGATCGAAGAGTTGGTCAAGCAGCACCCGGAGGCCGCCGGTTACACCCCCGGAGCGATCCTCTGACCCGCGCATCCCACGCACCCCGCTCGCCGCGCTTCACGAAGGCGGAGCTGGAGGCCGCCCGCGACCGTCTCGTACCGGACGTCGTCGCGGACGGCCTCCGGGTGCTGTTCTGCGGCATCAACCCCGGGCTGATGACGGCGGCCACAGGACACCACTTCGCCCGCCCCGGCAACCGCTTCTGGCCGGTGCTGCACCTGTCCGGCTTCACGCCGAGGCTGATGCAGCCGGCGGAGCAGCGGGAACTGCTGTCGTACGGCCTGGGCATCACGAATGTCGTGGCGCGGGCGACGGCGCGGGCCGACGAGCTGAGCGCCGAGGAGTACGTCGAGGGCGGGCGGCTGCTGGCCGAGAAGGTGACACGGCTGCGGCCGCGATGGCTGGCCGTGGTCGGGGTGACTGCGTACCGGGCCGCCTTCGGTGACCGGACGGCCCAAGTGGGGCCGCAGGAGCGGACGTTCGGGAACACCCGGGTGTGGGTACTGCCCAATCCCAGCGGGCTGAACGCGCACTGGACGGCGGCGAGCATGGCGGAGGAGTTCGCCCGCCTGCGCGACGCTGCGCCGGCCTGGAAGCAGGTCACGGCGGGTCCACGGTGGTGACCACCGCCAGCAGCTGGAACGGCGCGTGATCGGTCCACTGGGACACCCCGAGGGCGAGCCAGCCGCCGCTTCCGGGCATTTGCCAGAGCTTGACGTCCGGGACATGCCCGCCGAGGCCGGCCCACGGCTCCGGTATGTCCTCGCCGAGTGTCGTCCGCTCCAGGACGCTGCACAGGCTGATGTACCGCGCGGGCCCCCACCGCTCCGACATCCGCTCGGCCAGTGCGTCCCGGTCGGCTTCGAACTGCGCCGCCGTCTCCTCCCGCCCGGTCCCGTCGTCCTCCGAGAAGTCGCTGCTCGTCTCTAAGGCGGCTATGTGGAATCCGGGCCCGCTCTCGCCCTGTTCCGTTCTGCTGTGCGCCGTGGGGAACTCCCGTGCGCACAGCGACTCGATGGCGGTCAGGCACGTCGCGATGTCCATGCGATCCAGTAAACCGGGCGGCACTGACAATTGGCGGGCTGTCAGGCGTCCCGGCGGTCCAGTCTCCACGCGCCCGCGAGCAGCGCGGCCGCCGTCCACAGCGCGGTCACCGCGAGCCCACTCCATGGGCCGAGGGCGCCGTCCCAGGTGCTGTGCAGGGCGACTTGACCGGCCCGGTCGGGAAGGTAGTCGGCGACGCTGCCGGACAGGTCGCCGATGACGAAGGACACGATCAGCACGAACGGGATCAGGACGGACAGGGTGGCGACGCCGCTGCGCAGCACGGCCGCGAGTCCGGCGGCGAACAGCGCCATCAGCGTCAGCTGGAGGCCGCACCCGACGGCCCCGCGCAGGCCCTCGCCCCACGTCGGACCGCCGGCGCCCAGGACCGCCTTGCCGACCAGCAGGGTGGCCAGCCCGGTGAGGAGGCCGACGGCCAGCGCGGGCAGGGCGATCGCGGTGGCCTTGGCGGCGAACCACCGTCGGCGGTCGGGCACCGCCGACAGGGTCAGCCGCAGCGCGCCGCCCCGGAACTCCGCCGAGACGGCCGTCGCACCGAAGGCGATCGCGGCGATCTGGCCGAGGCTCACGCCGAAGAACGCGGAGTACAGCGGGTCCGAACCGTCGGCGCCGGCCGCCGAGAAGGCAGAGAACCCGGTGGTGGCGAGGAGGATCCCGGCCAGGCCGCCGAGGAGCGACGGCAGGGTACGGATCTTGATCCATTCGGCGTGCAGTACGGGTGCGAACGGCATGGTCAGACCTCCTGGGTCAGTGCGGTGAACTCGGCCTCGGCCGCGGTCAGATCGAGATAGGCCTCCTCCAAGGTGGCCTCCTGCGCGGCGAGTTCCAGGACGGGTACGCCCGCCTCGGCCATGATCCGGCCGAGGTCGTCCACGCCCGCGTGCCGCACGGTCCGGGCTCCGTCGGCGTCCCGGGAGGCGTCGAGGCCGTGGCGGGCGAGGAGGTCGTCCAGCGCGGCGGGGTCGGTGGAGCGGATCCGGACGTGGGGCTGCACACGCGCGTGGATGAACTCCTGGACGGGCGTGTCGGCCAGCAGCCGCCCCTTGCCCAGGATCACGAGATGGTCGGCGAAGGTGGCGGTCTCACCCATCAGATGGCTGGAGACCAGGACCGTACGGCCCTGTGCGGCGAGGCGGCGGAGCAGGGTGCGGATCCAGACGATGCCCTCGGGGTCGAGGCCGTTGGCGGGCTCGTCGAGCAGGATCACCTCGGGGTCGCCGAGCAGGGCGGCGGCGATGCCGAGCCGCTGGCGCATGCCGAGGGAGTACGTCCGCACCCGGCGCCGTGCCACCGCGGCCAGCCCGGTCTCCTCCAGGACGGCGTCGACCCTGCGGTCCGGGATGCGGTTGCTCGCGGCGAGGGCGCGCAGATGGTCGCGGGCGGTGCGGGAGCCGTGCGCGGCCCGCGCGTCGAGCAACGCGCCCACCGTGCGCAGGGGTTCGCCGATCCCGGCGTAGGCCCGGCCGCCGATGGTGGCGGTGCCGGAGGTGGGCCGGTCGAGGCCGAGGACGAGGCGCATGGTGGTGGACTTGCCGGCGCCGTTGGGGCCGAGGAATCCGGTGACGCGGCCGGGGCGCACGCTGAAGGTGAGCTGGTCCACGGCCCGCAGTCCGCCGTACTCCTTGGTCAGGTCGCGTACGTCGATGCTGGTCATGGCACCAGCCTCGCCGTGCGGGGACGCCGGGGCCTCCCCCGCCGGTGGAGAGTGTCTCCCCCGTGCGGGGGAGGCCCGTTGTCCGTGCCGGCTGCGACGATGTCCGCATGGTCCGCTTCCTGCGCCCGCTGCTGCGCGGGACGACGTACACGCGCCTGCTGCACCAGTGGGTGCCCATGCTGATCCAGAGCATGTGGATGTTCATCGACATGTCGAAGCCCTGGGTCCCGGGCGCGATGCTCGTCCTGCTGGGCCTCGTGCCCGCCGTGCGCAGGGGCGAAGGGGTGCAGGCGCGGCTGTTGCTGACGCCCGGTGAGCAGGAGCCGGGCATCTCCGAGGCGCCGTCGACGACATGGCGCGACCGGACGCGCACGGTGGTGTGGCTGGAACTGCGCTGGGTCCTCGGCTGGATCAGCATGTTCGTCACGGTGTGGCTGCTCGTCATCGCGTTCGAGCTGGCGCGGGCCGCTTGGGGGCGGGCGCCGTCCGGGCTTCCCCTGCTGGGCCACCTGCCGCCGCACCGCGCCTGGGCACTGCTGACGCCGCTCCCTCTGCTCGTCCTGTACGGCGTGGTCGTGGGCCTCGGCATGCTGATCACCGTCTGCGCGCGCCGCCTGCTGGGGCCGTCGGCGGCCGAGCGGCTGGCCGCGCTGGAGGAGCGTACCGAGCAGTTGCTGGAACGCACGCGTATCGCGCGCGAGTTGCACGACTCGATCGGGCACGCCCTGACGGTGGCGGTGGTGCAGGCCGGTGCCGCGCGGGCTGCGGGCGACCCTGAGTTCACCGAGCGGGCGCTGGACGCCATCGAGGAGACCGGCCGGGCGGCCCTGGAGGACCTGGAGCGGGTGCTGGGCATTCTGCGCGAGAGCGAGCGGCCGGTGAGCGCCCGGCCCACGCTCGCCGACGCGGGCCGGCTGCTGGAGTCAGCTCGGGCCTCCGGTGCGAAGGTGGACGCCGAGGTGACGGGTCCGGTGGCGGCCGTGCCCGGGCCGGTGTCCCGCGAGGGGTACCGGATCCTTCAGGAGGCGCTGACCAACGTGCTGCGGCATGCCGGGGCCGTCCCGGTGCGTGTCCGGGTCACGGTCGGCGACGGCACACTCGCCCTGGAGGTGCGCAATCCCCAGACGGGCGCGATACCCGGCCCCGGGCGGGGCAGCGGTCTGCGCGGCATACGGGAGCGCGCCGCCCTGCTGGGCGGCAGCGCCCGCACCGGCCCGGACGAGGGCGACTGGCAGGTGCGGGCGGAGCTGCCGCTCGGCTGATCGGGGCGGGTGGGCCCGCTCACCTGATCTAGGCTGGCGGGATGCCGCTCACCGTACTCCTGGTCGACGACGAACCCCTGGTCCGCGCGGGTCTGCGGGCCGTGCTGGAGGCGCAGCCCGACATCGAGGTGGTGGGTGAGGCGGCCGACGGGGCCGCGGTCGTCCCGCTGGTGCGGCAACTGCGGCCGGACGTGGTCGCCATGGATGTGCGTATGCCGTTGCTGGACGGCATCGAGGCCACGCGCGTGGTGCTGCGCACCGTGCCCGATCCGCCGAAGATCCTCGTGGTGACGACCTTCGAGGACGACGAGTTCGTGTACGAGGCGCTGCGTGCGGGTGCCGACGGGTTTCTGCTGAAGCGGGCCCGGCCGGCCGAGATCGTGCACGCGGTGCGGCTGGTCGCGGAGGGCGAGTCGCTGCTGTTCCCGGCTTCCGTACGCCGTCTGGCCGCCCGGTACGGCGACGGCGACCGTCCGGCGCGGGCCGTGCTGGAGCGGGCCCGGCTGACGGATCGGGAGGCGGAGGTGCTGCGGCTGATGGCGCGGGGGCTGTCGAACGCGGAGATCGCCGCCCGGCTGGTCGTGGGCACGGAGACGGTCAAGTCGCATGTGAGCGCCGTACTGGCCAAGCTCGGCGCGCGCGACCGCACCCAGGCGGTGATCGCGGCCTACGAGTCGGGGTTCGTGGCACCGGACTGAGCCCCGCCGGAGGCCGCCTTGTACGGAACCCGGCACTCGCCGGGGTGGGCGTGGCCGAGTACGATCCGGCCAACACCCCCGCGAGCTGGAAGGACGGACGGGTGGCGCAGCTGACCGGCGGCGATCCCTCGCTGCTGCGAAGGATCAATTCCGCGGTGGTGCTGCACGCTCTGCGTGCCACGGACTGCGCGACGCTCACCGAGATCACCCGGGTCACCGGGCTCTCCCGGCCGACCGTGGAGGGCGTCGTCGAAGGGCTCATCGAGGCCGGGCTCGTCGTGGAGACGGCTGCCGACGAGGGCAGTGCCCGCCGTCAGGGGCGCCCCGCTCGCCGGTTCCGGTTCCGGGCCGAGGCGGGGCATCTGCTGGGCCTGGAGATCGGGCCGCACCGGGTCGCCGCGCTGCTGTCCGACCTGGACGGGCGGGTGCTGGGCACGCAGGCGAAGGACGTCGCCGAGACGGCCGCGGCGGACGAGCGGCTCGACCGGTTGCGCGGCGCGGTCGCCGAGCTGCTGCGGCGCGCCGGGGTCGCCCGCAGCTCGCTGCGGGCCGTGGGCGTGGGCACGCCGGGGATCGTGGAGGCCGATGGCACGGTGCGGCTGAGTACGGCGCTGCCGCAGTGGACGGGTCTGAAGCTGGGCGAGCGGCTCAGCCGCTCCTTCAAGTGCCCGGTGCTGGTGGAGAACGACGCCAACGCCGCGGCCGTGGCGGAGCACTGGAAGGGCGCGGCGGCCGAGACGGACGACGTGGTGTTCGTGCTGGCCGGGCTGAGCCCGGGCGCGGGTTCACTGATCGGCGGCCGGCTGCACCGCGGCTTCGGCGGCGCCGCAGGGGAGATCGGCGCACTGCATCTGCTGGGCCGGGAGGTGACTCCGGAGACGCTGCTGTCCACCACCGACGAGCCGCTGCACCCGCTGGACGAGCAGGCGGTCGCCGAGGTGTTCGCGCTGGCCCGGGAGGGCGACCAGCGGGCGCGGGCGGCCGTCGAGCGGTTCATCCAGCGGCTCGTGCACGACGTGGCGGCGCTGGTGCTGGCGCTCGATCCTGAGCTGGTCGTGATCGGCGGCTGGGCGGCCGGTCTCGACGGCGTCCTGGAACCGCTGCGGCGCGAACTGGCCCGCTATTGCCTGCGGCCGCCTCGGGTGGCGTTGTCGCTGTTGGGTGAGGCGGCCGTGGCCACGGGGGCGCTGCGCTTGGCTCTGGACCATGTGGAGGAGCAGTTGTTCGCCGTGGACGGCACGGTGACTCGGCGCTGAGCGCTTCGTCACGGCGGTGCGGGCCGTCGTGACGCTGCGGGAGCATCGTGGCTGGTCGCGCCCGCGCGGCGGTAGCCGCACATCGAACACAGCCCCGCGCCCCTCCGGGAGTCGTCCGCGCCCGGCGTTCCGTTGACACCCCGGGATCAGGAAGCCTGGCGCTCCGGGTCGTGGTGTATTTCGACCTCCGGTGAGTCACCGAAGG
The genomic region above belongs to Streptomyces sp. CG1 and contains:
- a CDS encoding sensor histidine kinase; translated protein: MVRFLRPLLRGTTYTRLLHQWVPMLIQSMWMFIDMSKPWVPGAMLVLLGLVPAVRRGEGVQARLLLTPGEQEPGISEAPSTTWRDRTRTVVWLELRWVLGWISMFVTVWLLVIAFELARAAWGRAPSGLPLLGHLPPHRAWALLTPLPLLVLYGVVVGLGMLITVCARRLLGPSAAERLAALEERTEQLLERTRIARELHDSIGHALTVAVVQAGAARAAGDPEFTERALDAIEETGRAALEDLERVLGILRESERPVSARPTLADAGRLLESARASGAKVDAEVTGPVAAVPGPVSREGYRILQEALTNVLRHAGAVPVRVRVTVGDGTLALEVRNPQTGAIPGPGRGSGLRGIRERAALLGGSARTGPDEGDWQVRAELPLG
- a CDS encoding ROK family transcriptional regulator, whose amino-acid sequence is MAQLTGGDPSLLRRINSAVVLHALRATDCATLTEITRVTGLSRPTVEGVVEGLIEAGLVVETAADEGSARRQGRPARRFRFRAEAGHLLGLEIGPHRVAALLSDLDGRVLGTQAKDVAETAAADERLDRLRGAVAELLRRAGVARSSLRAVGVGTPGIVEADGTVRLSTALPQWTGLKLGERLSRSFKCPVLVENDANAAAVAEHWKGAAAETDDVVFVLAGLSPGAGSLIGGRLHRGFGGAAGEIGALHLLGREVTPETLLSTTDEPLHPLDEQAVAEVFALAREGDQRARAAVERFIQRLVHDVAALVLALDPELVVIGGWAAGLDGVLEPLRRELARYCLRPPRVALSLLGEAAVATGALRLALDHVEEQLFAVDGTVTRR
- a CDS encoding response regulator; translation: MPLTVLLVDDEPLVRAGLRAVLEAQPDIEVVGEAADGAAVVPLVRQLRPDVVAMDVRMPLLDGIEATRVVLRTVPDPPKILVVTTFEDDEFVYEALRAGADGFLLKRARPAEIVHAVRLVAEGESLLFPASVRRLAARYGDGDRPARAVLERARLTDREAEVLRLMARGLSNAEIAARLVVGTETVKSHVSAVLAKLGARDRTQAVIAAYESGFVAPD